The genomic DNA AGCTGCTCTATTATCAGGACGAGAATTAAACTCTCAACTACTGATTAAAGTAAAAAAGACCATCACCATCTCATTTAACTCTGATTTAGAATGCAATATTTTATTTGTAAGCAATTGGCATCATTCTAGGAATCATTAAAGAGTGGTTAGTTTGCATCAGCTGATGATGCTGGATCCTCTCCCTGCCTGGTCTATATCGGCCCAATACTTATGACCCATCATGTTTGCTCTTTCTTTGGTCCACTCAGTTGCTCCTTTGCAAAAGCTTCCCATCTTTTTCTGACCCATTTTCTATTGATAAACTCAATTACTTTTATTTGGACACATGTCCAtttcttaaattttcaatttctaaTCCATATACTTTTTTTCAGATTATATAAGAATGGTTCAATTTTAGTTTTGATCCTATATTTTACTCatatttgagatttaatctctatactttaaTTCTAATATAATTTGGTATATATTgtcattagttagtctaaatattTTATTCGATTAAATTGTTTTGGTGAATTTTAAAAGTTGTTAGCACCGTTAACATTCTCTATTAAATTCAAGTCAATTAGAATATCATTTTTGTTACATAGATATCaaggaaagttttttttttaatttcaaaatgccacatcaataaatttaacataaGGATTTTAACGGTGTTAACAAAtggacttaaattttaaatgtcaaaaagtatagggattaaattcCAAATATATGAAGAGTACAAGAACTTTAAGCATAAAGTAACATTTAAATTTTTActctataatttaattaaaaaaaatcaacccAACCCAAAGCACGAGTGAGAATCATACTAGTTATCATTATTGCAAACATAAATGCATCAAAAGTTTCCTCAATATTATTTACTTCACAATAAGTTGTTAAAACAAAGTTCTAGCCCACTTCAATATTTGCCACCTTTATTCTAATTATATTtgggataaatcttaaaattatacaagaatttttattttatgtgtaGTTCTAATTCGTGTGATTACgcacatgaaattttaattttgattcaatcatatacacatttaaagaaataaatatatcaatctatttttattggataaatataattatttctttatgcaatatataaaaatgaaataatgctatatcaaaattatattaataatttgtgagaattaaattaaattaaaattttatatatacaatGATACGTTAAACGaaaattatctataattttaagatttatcccaTTATAAAATAGAAGGAGATGGAAAAACATTTATCAATTATGACACTTAAAAAGAAGTGTTACtaacttttttttcctttgaatTTAATAGTAATAATGCATTAAATAGAAATATacattttaaaggttaaaatatgttgtaagtttataaattttgataaaatttgagatttaatccatacactctaaaaattaaatattaactcattttacatttatatataatttaaaaattacaatCCAATCATTAATGTTGTTAGTTTTTTTGGTCAAATTTGCCAACTTTTCATATTAATTAGGTTACCCTCTTTGTAGGAACAGAAATTACCAAGGTAGATAATgattcaactaaaattttaaattaaaaaggtaaaaagttgaatttttaacttttaaaagtacatagattaaatcttaaattatataaaatatgaaaattaaattatgaaaagttaaatCACAAGAACCTAATTCATCTCATAATTAAAATGCAAGATATCTTCATTGAACAAGATCTATAGCAAAAAAAAATAAGCTAAGACCAAAAGAATCCACCAAAAAAAGTCTGTAAAACAATTCCCCCATttcatttttagaaaaaaatagcaTTTCCATCTAGTTTGATATCACTAAGCTGGTCATCTTTCCCTTGACTTGCACCATCGTCAAAAAGCCATTTCTCAAGCAATGTGAGTTGCCCTAGTTCATTCACATCTGGTTTACTTTCATCTTGGAAAAGGCTTGCTTGATCAGGTGACAAAGATTGTGAGAAATCAGAATTTGAAGAATCAAATGATTCAAACACTTCCAATGACTCAAAAACCTCAGACATTTCAATGCTGTTGCTGCTTTTGTGTTCCTTCCATGGAGTCCCAATCCCTCCCATATTATCACTTGAAACAGGTTTTGGTGGATTTCTCATCCATTTCTTCAATAACTTAGCTATATTCTCAGTGCTTGATGCATATCCTCTTGGTTTTGAAGCTAAACCACTTGATTTCTCTGGTGACAATGCATCAGCTAAAGCCTGTTTAGCCATTTGGATATCAGTCTGCAACTTTCTCTCCCATTGGCCTCTTGAAATTTGGTGTTTTTCTGATGAAAACCCTTCTCTAGAATAACTTTCACTGCCATTGATCGTCTTCAGCTTCTTTTTCAAGTGAGTGTTCCAATAGTTTTTAATGTCATTGTCAGTTCTCTGAGGAAGGTAAGAAGCTATTGCAGCCCATCTGCACAATTTGAATACCCCACTTATTCATAAAACTCCACAGATAAAAGTTTACATAATATGAGTTCTTAGATTATACCTGTTGCCTAAAAGAGCTTGAAGGTGGATTATCAATTTCTCTTCATGATCTGTAAAGTTTCCCCTCTTAATCCCAGGCCTTAAGTAATTAGTCCATCTAAGCCTGCAACTCTTGCTACATCTATGCAACGCTGGAAATCAGGAAACCAGAAACAAAAAAAGATTAAGAATTTCAATACTACAAAATTTTGAATGTAGCTGAAAAATGGAAAATCAGTTTAAGCCAATAACCTGTATTTGTAGGAACAGCCCTCCAATTCCCAGGACCATGTTGTTGAATATAAGATACCAAGATGATGTCTTCTTCAGGAGTCCATGGACCTTTCTTCAAACCAGCTTTGTCACAACAAGGTGGTCTCCCCATttctttattgttattattattattattattattttctcctTGGAAACTTTTAAGACTAGGGTCTAAGGTAAAGGATTAGTTGGTCCTGGTTTGCATATATAGAAAAGAAGGAGTGAGAGAGAGGATGCTGACCTGAAAGGTGTAAAAGGGTAgccttcaaaaacataaaagttcCAATTACTTCCATGCCAAAGAGTTAAAAGGTGACAGCAAGAGCATTAACTCAAGGAAGAGTGAGCAGGGAGCAGGCAATGCTAAAGTCAGCTCAGTTGTGGCAGAGACAATGGCTCACAACACCACATCGCGTGGCATTCAATGCGGGTTTTGCTCCACAATTTTTGTTCCTCTAAAGAAGAAAAAACAATTATGGTCTAGTCTCGAATAATGGAGTTTTTAGTATTTACGGCAAATATGAGTCCTGGCGTTGTAAAAGAAAAAGCAACAACAAAAAAGGAATGTTAAATTCACTGCCGGGCACCAGGGTTAAgatatttttttttatgattttagtgacaattttcaaaaattgagattttatgaaaatttataaatagATTTCAAGActtcaattaattttttaaaattttttaaagatttaattaaaatttgggtaaattataaaaatagtcacttttatttacctcaatttatattttagtaatttacctTATCCTTTTGTTACGAAATGGTCATTTTACGTTAAACTCCGTTACATCCCTAATAGCAGTCCTACGTGGCAATGCAAataggttttaaatgccaacttgggtTTTAATTTATACTACCACGTAGGACatctaagttggcatttaaaactcatttagaTTGCCATGCAGGATCACCATTAGGGAGGTAACGAAACTTAACAGTAGAAtaatcacttcgtaacaaaactataacgtaaatgactaaaacgaaataaaattttaaaattcttaagTCCTAACGAGAATCCGCCTTTAGTTAATTTCGCTAGGATTTTGAGTGATAAAAAATTtggtaatttttaaataaaattttagtttttaaattttgtaaataGAAAAATAAGTATTCGACGAGGTTgtgtcctttttttttcttttttcttttttttgagaTCTCAACAAATTTGATCCTAAAATAGTAAAGACTTGACGTCACCATGAGAGAAAATTTTGACACAATCtagattaaaaattatttaataaatttatagaatattaatataaaaatatggttttaatttaaatgaaaaagtTGCGATAGTAAAAATTCTAATAGCtttgatttaaattttatcattcttattatgagtatttatttttaaaaatttatcaaaatataaaaatataaatattcttGTAACATCCTCGATTTtcggtttttcgcgattcttgatattttaagtaaatttctaaaatttggtaggtgatgatggaattcataatttgggtatgtaaatgggcttatggaaggcccatgagttggccaaaaccggtggaatttttaaattttggacttaggagttaggggttcgctaggtgcccttatattaagttgtgggtaaagtgtatcacaaaagatcctccgcaaagtggctaagtgacgccactagggagctttaaaggtggcgtgtaagtgttggggaagacacaggatcgattcctgtgttggcaaataggagtatttatttttgtgcaggaagggtaagtgttggaactgagTGGATTACGAAgagagagagttggatcaagtcaaatgcataaattaaggagggataagggagagattttagggatgtgatatggagatagagttggcgaataagggagtttggagagggattttcgcagagggtattaggttagtaatttcggcattagggtcttagttgtgccgattttgttctttggtgtgtagcttttctctctttcttttccaaattaatctacctcccttctactcaattttcttccttttctttctttcaaatcagcccactatttcctttcattcaccattgttttcctttatctctatttttgccaagtGCTTAAAAAGTCGAATcaatgaagataggggtgccgattctttgtgaccagcaaccttttcttccttctcaatagttggcgttcgattcccttaccttttaggcatccggattcaagaggagaaagactgtggtaagtgttcaaactctaaacaattcctagtgtagctttggtcaaaagccgaaactccaagtttaaggagatggccgaatatgggcatagactctatggggtcttcttttaatatttttggtttatttattgaaggagcagcaaggtgtagtgtcgatttggagtagcttgatcacggagtagctaggcctagtcatcaatcgcgacaaaggtaaggtgcctaaggccattatggatggtggccgaatgtgtaagtgttaatattggaaagttcttaatttggttcaattattgcgagctaatctatttaacaattgattataggagaaatcgcataggagatctcgtcaaggaatatcgcaaatcgtgtgtaacgaacccttttatagcttaaagcgataaaatgcgaaaagtcaaatgccaaattcggcatttcgaggacttgtgagcaagtttaacgctcactagttagttagaatcgatgagacgttgatcgagaacgatggaaacggtaagaatgtgatttttggcgttcttggtaagttgggcctcgagggtcaagtggggcccattgggcttttgggcccatttgggtaaaattggtagaaaacgaaatctgttatatggcatgataagactgttaaaaccgttatggaatataggctaaatgggcctagatgacgaaattggctaagtagggcccattagggttttaggcccaataactcgatttcgctaaaatgggccgaatcactgtttgcacccatggatgttagtaatcgttaatgaacatggaaaccctaattttggtaaaattatgagattacccttataccatgaaaatgactgttttgccctaggtaaaatgaccattataccccagagtttatgtatgattttaatgcatgggattttgataaatatggtatgtatgatatgcacatgaaatgtatgatatgcacatgaggtaatcataaatgcattgggttgggtttttatatggatggaggaagtgaaaagggcttatgccctgctaccaaaagggcttatgcccagcttataaatgggcttatgccctgcttattgaaagggcttttgccctgattattaaaagaggctaggcctccggttatatgataaagcactatctttgccggtggagagtttggcggggtgggtcgagttaatcctcacatggtgtgttggttggtacggtggagagtagcggatggtgggttgagtagtctcccaaatgggttgcattctttcattgaaattatatgtgacattgaaatgggcctaagggccatactgcttactgagaaaggcttcgcccaagaatatgaaatatgaaaaggcttcgcccaagaatatgaaatatgaaaaggcttcgaccaagatatgaaatatgaaatatgaaaaggtcTACTACCaaaggcatgattgagattgatttgggcttagacccaacagccgttattattttgggctttgaaagggcttgttgcacatcgagtttccaaactcaccccctttccttaaccttgcagtgaacCTTGATGTagggacttggtaggagaggattcagagtggccacggtgatcatctttgggcttttaaataagtgttggttttcatttaatttcctttaattattatttattttgggttgtaataaggccaattttaactttccttttatttcttttcgaattattttaattttaataactttaaaaattggttaataattattcaaatgggctagacttaggacgtgttttcaaaatgatacttgttttcaaaatatctcaacaccacgattaatcgatttatcaaagacgcccacttaaacaaatttaaactcgatataacaaagtgtggctatggttgtgggcatgtctaggattggatccaattaaagagcttggtacttaagcagccttcatggctcacctcctccctCTCTCGGATATCTACCGGTGCCCAttttccatacactttgttaactcaataaaatgtatggttttaaaacactaaaacggaacgtgggttttcaactccaatgtggcacgccgattcgccataacgtctgggccgggtttggggtgttacatttagtggtatcgagcctaggttgcaacaattgattgtggatcgggtccaaaaattttttcaaaacttaggcctaagaagggtatttttggagatggttttgaaaagttcattttaaagatattttatgagtatatttgttaaaatggtacaagtttttatgttttaaacaagagtttcaaaataagggtgctttcaaatcaaaattttaaatttctaccctctataagcaaaaatatggcttttgagttttaaatggattggagaaagaagtggcgcatcgaatcccggcaccaagtctgtaagtatattttccttacaatatatgatattgatatgatattatgaatagtctttgagaccctactatgagactttagctagggtagagtcagtaagcagtaggaatgagaccgtagctaggctacgatgatctgaaaaatccttgaactgctatatctacataagacattttcttaataacaatggaacgttatactaatttcataaaattcagaatcgataattcgatatgagtactagaggagctcgtggacgaggccgcggacgtggtcgttgaagggtgcaagtgaatcttcatcctcggggcataggccaccgaggagccaCCGTGCCGCAAGCAACGGAGATCTGGTCTTATGATCGGTcatggggatgacgctttatcccaagccatgttaagggttttagaaagagtggtggagctagtatgggacggtgaataggggtctatatcggagcgactccgccAACGAGCAGCaggtatttagggtgtatctggagtggcccgaatgtggcgtaatattggtGGAGGCAGAAGCGGATCATGGGACGACCTAGAtcgctcggtggagcaaaagtgaaaggagtCGTGTCGccgctacgtgacgaggcataccgatggtggatcaccgtagggagagtaccccaattgagcaagtaaccgggaattgttcaaaaccgctttaaagggaggtatgttggagcaagctatgtggatgctcgtcgaaggaattcttgaatcgactcaaggtgataagaccgtagcagtatgaggcgaattttgaggccgagtcgatatgctagtggtatagtggcaatcGAATATGAGCGCAGatccgcttcgaggatggtctccgcgatgagcttaggatattgatagctccacggaggAGCGTGGTTTTctttgcattggtagaaaaggctaagatagccgaggaggtgaagccgaGTGAGCGGcgtaatcgtgagaaggatcgacccagattcaagaggattttgcacctcgagtgccacgaatcaagtgttaaaagagcaaggatggaggaatcGGTTCGAGCGGTTCCattaaatacttatagaccgcagcttgcggtggactgtggtagggtgcatatggggaggcCGAAACGAatctggagcatgttttcgatgtgggtcaaaggagcataagttcgagagtgtcctCGGTGGACAGCTcagagctagcggcagagcaaagggatgtccaaccacggcgaggaggaccaccaccacgagggtcggggcaaggtagaggtggcaatggtaatggacgaggacgtggggcactggcAGAGGTCTTGGACATgtcaagctcgacaaccggcgttggtttatgccgcacgacatcgtgaggagggtgacgccccGATGTTATAACggcacgttcttcattcatagcatgccttacatcgctttgattgatgtgggttccacccactcgtatgttgcttgtgatgtatctgggactttggatgtgcttccgagaagaccgtgagtggggtatcgataataagtccattgggacattcggttaaggtagataaaatttttaggcgcATCAGATTAGTGACACAGATAAAATCTtcaaggagatttgatggagccgccatttcggattttgatcttattcgggaatggattggttaactaagcacaaggcgacgttggattgtgctgcaaagaggatggaaCTAAGAACTGtcaaagatgaggagataatggtcataggggaacgaagggattatttatccaatgttgtttcagcgttaagagccgagaagttgatccggaaaggttgtgag from Gossypium arboreum isolate Shixiya-1 chromosome 9, ASM2569848v2, whole genome shotgun sequence includes the following:
- the LOC108455920 gene encoding myb-related protein 306-like, with product MGRPPCCDKAGLKKGPWTPEEDIILVSYIQQHGPGNWRAVPTNTALHRCSKSCRLRWTNYLRPGIKRGNFTDHEEKLIIHLQALLGNRWAAIASYLPQRTDNDIKNYWNTHLKKKLKTINGSESYSREGFSSEKHQISRGQWERKLQTDIQMAKQALADALSPEKSSGLASKPRGYASSTENIAKLLKKWMRNPPKPVSSDNMGGIGTPWKEHKSSNSIEMSEVFESLEVFESFDSSNSDFSQSLSPDQASLFQDESKPDVNELGQLTLLEKWLFDDGASQGKDDQLSDIKLDGNAIFF